The following are encoded in a window of Doryrhamphus excisus isolate RoL2022-K1 chromosome 16, RoL_Dexc_1.0, whole genome shotgun sequence genomic DNA:
- the flna gene encoding filamin-A isoform X3: MSGSHPRLHQSAAPAPNALSTDKDVEMPATEKDLAEDAPWKKIQQNTFTRWCNEHLKCVNKRIGNLQTDLSDGLRLIGLLEVLSQKKMFRKYNQRPTFRQMQLENVSVALEFLDKENIKLVSIDSKAIVDGNLKLILGLIWTLILHYSISMPMWDEEEEADDGKQKTPKQRLLGWIQNKLPELPITNFNRDWQTGRALGALVDSCAPGLCPDWDQWDQTKPVDNAREAMQQADDWLGIPQVITPEEIVDPNVDEHSVMTYLSQFPKAKLKPGAPLRPKLNPKKARAYGPGIEPVGNVVMKKAVFTVETISAGMGEVLVYVEDPAGHREEAKVTANNDKNRTYSVFYVPKVTGTHKVTVLFAGQHISKSPFEVEIGMAQGDSSKATAQGPGLEPTGNIANKSTYFDTYTAGAGVGEVEVVIMDPAGKKNTVTCNIEDKGNSSYRCTYKPTQEGQHTIYVTFAGGQISKSPFTVNIGEACNPSLCKAKGRGLQPKGLRIKETADFKVYTKGAGTGELKVTIKGPKGLEEPCKRKDLGDGIYGFEYYPTTPGTYSITITWGGQHIPRSPIEVKIGPEAGQQKVRAWGPGLEGGVIGKSADFVVEAVGGNVGTLGFSVEGPSQAKIECDDKGDGSCDVRYWPTEPGEYAVHVLCNNEDIQHSPFMAEIVNPPGKDFYPDKVKAYGPGLQSSGLAVGKPTEFTVDAKQGGKAPLKIVAQDGEGTPLDVHVKDNGNGTYTCTYTPRKPLKHTVMVSWGGVNIPDSPFRMNVGAGCHPNKVKVSGPGVAKTGLKAFEPTYFTVDCAEAGQGDISIGIKCAPGVVGPAEADIDFDIIRNDNDTFTVKYTPPGAGSYTIMVLFADQAIPMTPIRVKVDPAHDASKVKAEGPGLSRSGVELHKPTHFTVNTKGAGKANLDCNFSGPIKAEAVKDFEIINNHDNTHTVKYTPVQQGPLGLAVTYGGDHIPKSPFNVAVAPSLDLSKINVTGLGDKMTVGKDQEVNVKSKGAGGQGKVAAKVTAPSGKPVASKVEPGLSPETSQVKFIPREAGPYQVELTYDGVQIPGSPFTPIAYPSTDPSKVRCSGPGLERAKVGETGEFIVDCTNAGPAELTIEIISDSGTEAEVHIQDNGDGTYTITYIPLYPGSYTLTIRYGGQDVPNFPARLTVEPAIDASGVRVFGPGVEGKGIFREATTDFTVDARALTLSGGDHIKTVISNPSGSHTDSLITDLGDGTYNVEYTPYEEGLHSVEVCYDGTPVPKSPFRVAVTEGCDPARVRVHGPGLKSGTTNKPNKFTVETRGAGTGGLGLAMEGPSEAKMSCTDNKDGSCSVEYVPYEPGTYNLNITYGGQPINGSPFSVPVNDTVDSSKVKCQGPGLGNNVRANIPQAFTVDASKAGVAPLQVRVQGPKGVVEPAEILDNGDQTHTVNYIPTREGPYSINVLYADEEIPRSPYKVKVLPTHDASKVRASGPGLNTTGVPASLPVEFTIDAKDAGEGLLAVQITDPEGKLKKANIRDNHDGTYLVSYVPDMTGRYTILIKYGGDEIPYSPYRIRALPTGDASKCTVTGAGVGPTIQIGEQTVITVDAKAAGKGKVTCSVCTPEGAELDVDVVENEDGTFDIFYTAPQPGEYVICVRFGGEHIPNSPFQVTALEGAPSDQLMQQSQMPQYYAQQPWATDRPLGMNGLDVTGLRPFDLVIPFTIQKGEITGEVRMPSGKVAKPDITDNKDGTVTVKYAPIEAGLHEMDIKYDGIHIPGSPLQFYVDYMNSGNVSAYGPGLIHGTVNKPAVFTVNTKDAGEGGLSLAIEGPSKADISCVDNQDGTCTVSYLPVLPGDYSILVKYNDKHIPGSPFSARITGDDSMRMSHLKVGSAADIPLDIGEFDLSQLTASLTTPCGREEPCLLKMLRNGHVGISFVPKEIGEHLVNIKKNGRHIPSSPIAVMITQSEIGDASRVHVSGQGLSEARTFEPAEFIIDTRDAGYGGLSLSIEGPSKVDINTEDQEDGTCKVTYCPTEPGNYIINIKFADQHIPGSAFTVKVTGEGRMKESITRKKRAASVANVGSQCDLSLKIPEISIADMTAQVTSPSGQVHQADIMEGENNTYCIRFIPTETGVHTVCVKYNGMHVPGSPFQFTVGPLGEGGAHKVRAGGPGLERAEAGVPAEFSIWTREAGAGGLSIAVEGPSKAEIAFEDRKDGSSGVSYIVQEPGDYEVSIRFNDEHIPDSPFIVPVASPSDDARRLTVASLQESGLKVNQPASFAVSLNGAKGVIDAKVHSPSGALEECCVTEIDQDKYAVRFIPRENGLYLIDVKFNGSHIPGSPFKIRVGETGQAGDPGMVSAYGPGLEGGNTGTACEFVVNTSNAGPGALAVTIDGPSKVKMDCVECSEGYKVTYTPMAPGSYLISIKYGGPYHIVGSPFKAKITGSKLVSSHSMHETSSVMVDPVTRAISSTQQAAPTKSDASKVAAKGLGLTKGFVGQKNSFTVDCSKAGRNMLLVGVDGPKVPCEEILVKHLGNRLYNVSYQLKDKGEYILVVKWGNDHIPGSPFHVIV; encoded by the exons GTCTGTGTCCTGACTGGGACCAGTGGGATCAGACCAAACCAGTGGACAATGCTCGTGAGGCCATGCAGCAAGCTGATGATTGGCTGGGTATACCACAG GTTATAACCCCTGAGGAAATTGTGGACCCCAATGTGGACGAGCATTCAGTCATGACCTACCTGTCCCAGTTCCCGAAGGCTAAACTGAAGCCTGGTGCACCACTACGACCCAAACTCAACCCCAAAAAGGCTCGCGCTTATGGGCCAG GAATCGAACCAGTTGGCAATGTTGTGATGAAAAAAGCTGTATTCACCGTGGAGACAATCAGTGCAGGAATGGGAGAAGTGTTAGTTTACGTCGAGGACCCTGCAGGACACAGAGAGGAG GCCAAAGTGACAGCCAACAATGACAAGAATCGCACATACTCAGTCTTCTATGTCCCTAAAGTCACTGGCACACACAAG GTGACCGTGTTGTTTGCAGGACAGCACATCTCCAAGAGCCCCTTCGAGGTGGAGATCGGCATGGCTCAGGGAGACTCCAGCAAAGCCACAGCCCAAGGACCCGGCTTGGAGCCCACGGGGAACATTGCCAACAAGTCCACTTACTTTGACACCTACACGGCAG GTGCTGGTGTGGGTGAGGTGGAGGTTGTGATCATGGACCCTGCAGGGAAAAAGAACACGGTAACTTGCAACATTGAGGACAAGGGCAACAGTAGCTACCGCTGCACCTACAAACCGACGCAGGAGGGCCAACACACCATCTACGTCACCTTTGCTGGTGGTCAGATCAGTAAAAGTCCCTTCACAGTCAACATTGGGGAAG CATGCAACCCCAGCCTCTGCAAAGCTAAGGGCCGTGGTCTGCAGCCAAAGGGCTTGAGGATAAAGGAGACTGCAGACTTTAAAGTTTATACCAAAGGCGCCGGCACTGGAGAACTCAAAGTCACCATTAAGGGTCCca AGGGGCTTGAGGAGCCATGTAAAAGGAAAGATTTGGGAGATGGCATTTATGGATTTGAGTATTACCCCACCACTCCTGGAACATATTCTATCACCATCACCTGGGGTGGACAGCACATCCCCCGCAG TCCCATTGAAGTCAAGATCGGCCCTGAGGCTGGCCAGCAGAAGGTGAGAGCTTGGGGTCCAGGCCTAGAGGGCGGTGTGATTGGCAAGTCTGCTGACTTTGTAGTGGAAGCTGTCGGAGGCAACGTTGGCACactgg GTTTTTCTGTGGAAGGTCCATCACAAGCCAAGATTGAATGTGACGACAAGGGCGATGGTTCTTGTGATGTGCGCTACTGGCCCACAGAGCCCGGCGAGTATGCGGTACATGTGCTTTGCAACAACGAGGACATTCAGCACTCCCCGTTCATGGCTGAAATCGTCAACCCACCTGGAAAAGACTTCTATCCTGACAAG GTTAAAGCGTATGGTCCAGGTCTTCAGAGCAGTGGTTTGGCTGTTGGTAAGCCGACTGAGTTCACAGTGGATGCCAAGCAGGGTGGAAAAGCTCCTTTGAAGATTGTGGCACAG GATGGGGAAGGCACTCCTCTGGATGTGCATGTTAAAGATAATGGCAACGGCACTTACACTTGTACTTACACACCACGGAAACCTTTGAAACACACCGTCATGGTCTCCTGGGGCGGCGTGAACATCCCTGACAGCCCTTTTAGG ATGAACGTTGGGGCAGGCTGTCATCCAAACAAGGTCAAGGTATCAGGACCTGGGGTGGCTAAGACCGGTCTCAAGGCCTTTGAACCAACATATTTCACTGTTGACTGTGCCGAGGCTGGACAAG GTGACATAAGCATAGGAATTAAGTGCGCCCCTGGCGTGGTGGGACCTGCAGAGGCCGACATCGACTTTGACATTATTCGGAATGATAATGATACATTCACTGTCAAATATACTCCTCCTGGAGCCGGGAGCTACACCATCATGGTTCTCTTTGCTGATCAA GCTATTCCAATGACGCCAATCAGGGTAAAGGTGGATCCTGCTCATGATGCCAGTAAAGTCAAGGCAGAAGGACCAGGACTCAGCCGCAGTG GTGTTGAATTACACAAGCCCACCCATTTCACCGTGAACACTAAAGGAGCAGGAAAAGCAAACCTGGACTGCAACTTCAGCGGCCCCATCAAAGCAGAGGCTGTGAAAGATTTTGAAATTATCAACAaccatgacaacacacacactgtgaaaTACACTCCTGTGCAGCAG GGTCCTCTGGGGCTTGCTGTGACCTATGGTGGTGATCATATACCCAAGAGCCCCTTCAATGTTGCTGTGGCACCTTCACTGGACCTCAGCAAGATCAACGTCACCGGCCTGGGGGATA AGATGACTGTCGGCAAAGACCAAGAGGTGAATGTAAAATCAAAGGGCGCTGGAGGTCAGGGAAAAGTGGCGGCCAAGGTGACCGCACCCTCAGGAAAACCAGTGGCCAGCAAG GTGGAGCCCGGGCTAAGCCCAGAAACCAGTCAAGTGAAGTTTATCCCACGAGAGGCAGGGCCATACCAGGTTGAACTGACTTATGATGGCGTCCAGATCCCTGGATCACCTTTCACCCCCATAGCTTACCCTTCCACCGACCCATCCAAG GTACGCTGCTCTGGCCCAGGCTTGGAGCGTGCCAAGGTTGGGGAGACCGGGGAATTCATCGTGGACTGTACCAATGCTGGCCCAGCTGAACTCACCATAGAGATTATTTCTGACAGTGGAACAGAGGCTGAAGTTCATATTCAGGATAACGGCGATGGCACTTACACCATCACTTACATTCCACTCTATCCCGGATCCTACACTCTGACCATCCGCTACGGTGGCCAGGATGTGCCCAACTTCCCAGCTCGACTCACTGTGGAACCAGCCATCGATGCCAGTGGAGTCCGTGTGTTTGGACCAGGAGTGGAAGGCAAAG gtattttCCGTGAAGCAACCACAGACTTCACGGTGGATGCTCGAGCTCTCACTCTGTCCGGAGGTGATCACATCAAAACTGTCATCAGCAACCCATCTGGCAGCCACACTGACAGCCTGATCACTGACCTTGGGGATGGAACCTACAATGTAGAGTACACTCCCTATGAGGAGG GCCTGCACAGTGTGGAGGTCTGCTATGACGGCACTCCAGTGCCCAAGAGTCCATTCCGTGTTGCCGTCACCGAAGGTTGTGATCCCGCCCGAGTGCGCGTTCATGGTCCTGGCCTGAAGAGCGGCACTACCAACAAACCCAATAAGTTCACAGTGGAGACACG TGGAGCAGGTACTGGTGGTCTTGGGTTGGCGATGGAAGGTCCTTCAGAGGCCAAAATGTCCTGCACGGATAACAAAGACGGTAGCTGCAGTGTTGAGTACGTCCCCTATGAGCCAGGGACGTACAACCTCAACATAACTTATGGAGGACAGCCCATCAATG GAAGTCCTTTCTCTGTGCCAGTCAACGACACCGTGGACAGTTCCAAGGTGAAATGCCAAGGTCCAGGGCTGGGTAATAATGTCAGGGCCAATATTCCTCAGGCCTTCACAGTGGATGCGTCCAAAGCTGGAGTGGCTCCACTGCAGGTTCGCGTGCAGGGACCCAAAG GTGTGGTGGAACCTGCAGAAATTTTGGATAACGGTGACCAAACTCATACAGTCAACTATATTCCTACTAGAGAGGGTCCATATTCCATTAATGTCTTATATGCGGATGAAGAGATCCCACGCAG CCCATATAAGGTCAAGGTGCTTCCCACCCACGATGCCAGTAAAGTGCGTGCTAGTGGACCTGGTCTTAACACCACGGGTGTTCCTGCCTCTCTGCCTGTGGAGTTCACCATCGATGCCAAAGACGCAGGAGAGGGACTACTAGCTGTCCAGATCACC GACCCAGAAGGAAAGCTAAAGAAGGCCAACATCCGTGACAACCACGACGGAACCTACCTAGTGTCCTATGTTCCGGACATGACTGGCCGATACACTATCTTGATTAAGTATGGGGGAGACGAGATCCCATATTCACCGTATCGCATCCGGGCCCTACCCACCGGAGATGCCAGCAAATGCACTGTCACAG GTGCAGGTGTTGGCCCAACCATCCAGATCGGCGAACAGACGGTCATTACAGTGGATGCAAAAGCTGCTGGGAAAGGCAAGGTCACCTGCAGCGTTTGCACGCCAGAGGGAGCAGAACTGGACGTAGACGTTGTAGAAAATGAGGACGGAACATTCGACATTTTTTACACCGCACCACAGCCTGGCGAGTATGTCATCTGCGTCCGTTTTGGAGGCGAGCACATCCCCAACAGTCCCTTCCAAGTCACG GCACTGGAGGGAGCTCCATCAGACCAACTCATGCAGCAGAGCCAAATGCCCCAGTACTACGCTCAACAGCCCTGG GCAACAGACAGGCCATTGGGAATGAATGGTCTAGATGTGACAGGGCTCAGGCCGTTTGACCTAGTCATCCCGTTCACCATTCAGAAGGGAGAGATCACAG gTGAGGTCAGAATGCCATCGGGCAAAGTTGCCAAACCTGACATCACAGACAACAAAGACGGCACAGTTACTGTCAAGTACGCTCCAATTGAGGCGGGGCTACATGAGATGGACATTAAATATGATGGCATTCACATCCCTG GGAGTCCCTTACAGTTTTATGTGGACTACATGAACAGTGGGAATGTCAGCGCCTATGGTCCTGGCCTCATTCATGGCACTGTCAACAAGCCTGCTGTCTTCACTGTCAACACCAAAGATGCTGGAGAGG GTGGGCTCTCTCTGGCTATTGAGGGGCCATCCAAGGCGGACATCAGCTGTGTGGACAACCAGGATGGGACATGCACTGTGTCCTACCTGCCTGTCCTGCCTGGAGACTACAGCATCCTCGTCAAATATAATGACAAGCATATTCCTGGCAGCCCCTTCTCTGCAAGGATTACTG GCGACGACTCCATGAGAATGTCCCATCTGAAGGTTGGATCGGCTGCTGACATTCCTTTGGACATTGGAGAGTTTGACCTGAGCCAGCTGACGGCCTCACTCACCACGCCTTGTGGTCGTGAAGAACCTTGCCTCCTCAAGATGCTGCGGAATGGCCACGTCG GCATCTCATTTGTTCCTAAGGAGATTGGAGAGCATTTGGTGAACATCAAGAAGAACGGGCGCCACATTCCCAGCAGCCCCATCGCTGTCATGATTACGCAATCAGAGATCGGAGACGCCAGTCGCGTTCATGTTAGCGGGCAGGGGCTGAGTGAGGCAAGGACCTTTGAGCCTGCAGAGTTCATCATTGACACTCGGGATGCAG GCTACGGTGGCTTAAGCTTATCCATTGAGGGACCCAGTAAAGTTGACATCAACACAGAGGACCAGGAAGACGGCACCTGTAAAGTCACATACTGCCCCACTGAACCTGGAAATTACATCATCAACATCAAATTTGCTGACCAACACATTCCAG GGAGCGCATTCACAGTGAAGGTTACAGGTGAGGGCAGGATGAAGGAGAGCATTACCAGGAAGAAGAGAGCAGCATCAGTGGCCAATGTTGGCAGCCAGTGTGACCTCAGTCTTAAGATCCCAG AGATCAGCATCGCTGATATGACCGCACAGGTGACCAGCCCCTCTGGTCAGGTTCACCAGGCCGACATAATGGAAGGAGAGAACAACACCTATTGCATCCGTTTCATCCCCACCGAGACGGGTGTCCACACCGTATGTGTAAAATACAACGGTATGCACGTACCCGGCAGCCCGTTTCAGTTTACTGTTGGACCCCTTGGAGAGGGCGGGGCACATAAGGTCCGTGCTGGAGGGCCTGGACTGGAGAGAGCAGAGGCTGGCGTGCCAG CTGAATTCAGCATCTGGACAAGGGAGGCTGGCGCTGGAGGGCTCAGTATTGCCGTAGAGGGTCCGAGCAAGGCTGAAATTGCGTTTGAGGACCGTAAGGATGGATCCAGTGGAGTGTCTTATATAGTGCAAGAACCAG GAGACTATGAGGTGTCGATCCGTTTCAATGACGAGCACATCCCCGACAGCCCCTTCATCGTTCCAGTGGCCTCACCTTCAGATGACGCCCGACGCCTCACTGTTGCCAGTCTTCAG GAATCAGGCTTGAAGGTGAACCAGCCGGCATCATTTGCAGTCAGCCTGAATGGAGCAAAGGGTGTGATCGATGCAAAGGTTCACAGCCCCTCGGGGGCTCTGGAGGAGTGTTGCGTTACTGAAATTGACCAAG ATAAATACGCAGTGCGCTTCATCCCAAGAGAAAATGGTCTCTATCTAATTGATGTCAAGTTCAATGGAAGTCACATCCCTGGTAGTCCATTTAAGATCCGTGTTGGAGAAACGGGGCAGGCTGGAGACCCTGGCATGGTGTCGGCCTATGGACCAGGGTTAGAAGGAGGCAACACCG GAACAGCTTGTGAATTTGTGGTCAACACAAGCAATGCAGGCCCAGGGGCTTTGGCTGTGACCATCGACGGTCCCTCCAAGGTGAAGATGGACTGTGTTGAGTGCTCTGAGGGCTACAAGGTTACATACACCCCTATGGCACCTGGCAGTTATCTCATATCTATTAAATACGGTGGACCCTACCACATTGTGGGAAGCCCCTTCAAGGCAAAGATCACTG GTTCCAAGCTCGTTTCCAGCCACAGTATGCACGAAACCTCCTCTGTCATGGTCGACCCTGTGACCCGTGCCATCAGCTCCACACAGCAGGCTGCTCCTACCAAATCAGATGCCAGTAAGGTGGCGGCTAAAGGCCTGGGGCTCACCAAAGGCTTTGTTGGTCAGAAGAACAGCTTCACTGTTGACTGCAGCAAAGCAG GTCGTAACATGTTGCTGGTCGGGGTTGATGGCCCCAAAGTCCCCTGTGAGGAGATCCTGGTGAAACATTTGGGCAACCGCCTGTATAACGTCAGCTACCAGCTCAAAGACAAGGGAGAGTACATCCTGGTGGTGAAATGGGGGAATGATCACATTCCCGGCAGCCCCTTCCATGTCATtgtctaa